A single Oryzias melastigma strain HK-1 linkage group LG24, ASM292280v2, whole genome shotgun sequence DNA region contains:
- the LOC112158025 gene encoding ferritin, middle subunit — translation MESQVRQNYHRDCEAAINRMVNMELFASYTYTSMAFYFDRDDVALPGFSHFFKENSHEEREHADKLLSFQNKRGGRIFLQDVKKPERDEWGSGLEAMQCALQLEKNVNQALLDLHKLASDHKDPHLCDFLESHYLNEQVESIKKLGDHITNLTRMDAHTNKMAEYLFDKHTLGSKS, via the exons ATGGAGTCTCAGGTGCGTCAGAACTACCACCGCGACTGTGAGGCCGCCATCAACAGAATGGTCAACATGGAGCTGTTTGCTTCCTACACCTACACCTCTATG GCCTTCTACTTCGACCGTGACGATGTGGCCCTTCCAGGTTTCTCCCATTTCTTCAAGGAGAACAGCCACGAGGAGAGGGAGCACGCGGACAAACTGCTGTCCTTCCAGAACAAGAGAGGAGGACGCATCTTCCTGCAGGACGTCAAG AAACCAGAGCGTGATGAGTGGGGCAGTGGGCTGGAAGCCATGCAGTGCGCCCTGCAGCTGGAGAAGAACGTCAACCAGGCTCTGCTGGACCTGCACAAGCTGGCCTCTGACCACAAAGACCCTCAT CTGTGTGACTTCCTGGAGTCTCACTACCTGAACGAACAGGTGGAGTCCATCAAGAAGCTTGGTGACCACATCACCAACCTCACCCGCATGGATGCTCACACCAACAAGATGGCAGAGTATCTGTTTGACAAGCACACCCTGGGCAGCAAGAGCTAA
- the LOC118598181 gene encoding homeodomain-interacting protein kinase 3-like, giving the protein MSDAAFEVEVNTLLPSNSALYLVEKFLGEGTFGKVAKCRNLKTNQEVAVKITKPSLRDSGFDELDALAEITKLDADKYGLVKFIDRFDYRRHICIVYELLDQSLFDFMKARKRRPLLIHEIRTIARQLLISLKGLKEINIAHRDIKPDNIMLVNQASEPFRVKLIDFGLAINPSDMETGTLMQHLQYRAPEVILGLPLDERVDMWTVGSVLAWLYTGFHIHPVDSEYTVIRSLTMRQGMPDQKLLDQGWFTDRFFTLTEDESTRVWKLDTTEEQMKKTGQEVIFKRSYLSYDDLEHFYRDKTKMREVELFIKLLRQMLEIDPNKRITPEEALKHPFFTLEQPSADSEKSNSQESTSKEVHPQPEKTTVPQEPAAAPQKKYRIEIKEDVIQQEAAKSNSPAGSRKRKRCDEQSQDPELSPQTERAVKKSRNEIKEDVLQPQEAAKSNSPAGSRKRKRCDEQNQDHDYCFQKEAAVKKSRIESKEDVLQQREASKSNSPAGSQKRKRCDEQSQDPELSSQTESRAKKRKTENFFFQLPEIPFKKPDVVVQKKKKTVTDDSEGCSYVTTPPPLTYCKIPPKHLQRFGH; this is encoded by the coding sequence ATGTCGGACGCTGCATTTGAAGTGGAGGTTAACACCCTTCTTCCAAGCAACAGTGCTCTCTATCTGGTGGAAAAGTTCCTTGGAGAGGGAACTTTTGGAAAAGTAGCAAAATGCAGGAATTTGAaaacaaaccaggaagttgCTGTTAAAATCACAAAACCCTCACTTAGAGACTCAGGCTTTGATGAATTAGATGCCCTGGCTGAAATTACCAAGCTCGACGCAGACAAATACGGCTTGGTCAAGTTCATCGACCGGTTCGACTACAGACGCCACATCTGCATCGTCTATGAGTTGTTGGACCAAAGCCTTTTTGACTTCATGAAAGCTCGTAAACGCCGTCCCCTATTAATACATGAAATCAGAACCATTGCAAGGCAGCTGTTAATTTCCCTGAAAGGCCTGAAAGAAATTAACATTGCCCACCGTGACATTAAACCAGACAACATCATGCTGGTGAACCAAGCTTCAGAGCCTTTCAGGGTCAAACTGATTGACTTTGGCTTGGCTATAAATCCCAGTGACATGGAAACTGGAACTTTGATGCAGCACCTTCAATATAGGGCCCCTGAAGTCATTCTGGGTCTGCCCTTAGATGAACGTGTGGACATGTGGACAGTTGGCTCCGTTCTCGCCTGGCTGTACACGGGATTTCACATCCATCCAGTGGACTCGGAGTACACCGTCATCAGATCTTTGACGATGAGACAAGGAATGCCTGACCAGAAACTTTTAGACCAGGGCTGGTTCACCGACAGGTTTTTCACTCTGACTGAGGATGAATCCACACGTGTCTGGAAGCTGGACACAACtgaagagcagatgaaaaaaacaggGCAAGAGGTCATATTCAAACGTAGCTACCTTTCCTATGATGACCTGGAACATTTCTACCGAGATAAGACAAAGATGAGAGAGGTGGAACTGTTCATCAAACTTCTGAGGCAGATGCTAGAAATAGACCCAAATAAACGCATCACTCCAGAGGAAGCTTTGAAACATCCATTCTTCACTTTGGAACAGCCCTCTGCTGACTCTGAGAAAAGCAATTCTCAAGAGTCGACATCCAAAGAGGTCCACCCACAACCTGAAAAGACAACTGTTCCTCAGGAACCAGCAGCTGCTCCCCAGAAAAAATACAGGATCGAAATCAAGGAGGACGTCATTCAACAAGAGGCTGCAAAAAGCAACTCTCCAGCTGGCTCACGAAAGAGAAAACGCTGTGATGAACAAAGCCAGGATCCTGAACTGAGTCCACAAACTGAGAGAGCAGTCAAAAAATCCAGGAATGAAATCAAGGAGGACGTCCTCCAACCACAAGAGGCTGCAAAAAGCAACTCTCCAGCTGGCTCACGAAAGAGAAAACGCTGTGATGAACAGAACCAGGACCACGACTACTGTTTCCAAAAGGAGGCAGCTGTTAAAAAATCCAGGATCGAGAGTAAAGAGGACGTCCTCCAACAACGAGAGGCTTCAAAAAGCAACTCTCCAGCTGGCTCACAAAAGAGAAAACGCTGTGATGAACAGAGCCAGGATCCTGAACTGAGTTCACAAACTGAGTCACGAgctaaaaagaggaaaacagagaatTTCTTCTTCCAGCTTCCGGAAATTCCTTTCAAGAAGCCTGATGTCGTcgtccaaaaaaagaaaaaaacagtgacagaTGACAGTGAAGGATGCTCGTATGTcaccaccccacccccacttacATATTGTAAAATCCCTCCAAAACACCTTCAACGATTCGGCCACTGA